Proteins from a genomic interval of Pseudoruegeria sp. SHC-113:
- a CDS encoding VOC family protein, protein MEQRVSLITLGVADLEASARFYEALGWQQVESPDGVIAFDLIGQTLGLYPKDKLAEEWGMDPAHIGGFSGITLAHNLREKAEVAPLLERARAAGGKILKDAQDVFWGGHHGYFADPDGHVWEIAHNPFSPLGPKGEFQWNGAG, encoded by the coding sequence ATGGAGCAGCGTGTCAGCCTGATCACCCTTGGTGTGGCCGATCTGGAGGCCTCGGCCCGTTTCTACGAGGCGCTGGGCTGGCAGCAGGTGGAGAGCCCGGATGGGGTGATCGCCTTTGACCTGATCGGGCAGACGCTTGGGCTCTACCCGAAGGACAAGCTCGCCGAGGAATGGGGGATGGACCCTGCGCATATCGGCGGTTTCTCCGGGATTACGCTGGCCCATAACCTGCGCGAGAAGGCGGAGGTCGCGCCGCTGCTGGAGCGCGCCCGCGCTGCCGGGGGCAAGATCCTGAAGGACGCGCAGGACGTCTTCTGGGGCGGGCATCATGGCTATTTCGCCGATCCCGACGGCCATGTCTGGGAGATCGCGCATAATCCCTTCTCGCCTCTGGGGCCGAAGGGTGAATTTCAGTGGAATGGCGCTGGCTGA